Proteins encoded by one window of Panicum virgatum strain AP13 chromosome 7N, P.virgatum_v5, whole genome shotgun sequence:
- the LOC120681483 gene encoding protein LAZ1-like: MRVNFGYLVAVMAQYSAPTWATLVAGLFMLLALSLSTYLIFEHLSAYNNPEEQKFVLGVILMVPCYAIESYISLINPNTSVYCGILRDGYEAFAMYCFGRYITACLGGEDKTIAFLKREGGSGSGQPLLHHASEKGIIHHHFPVNFILKPWTLGTRFYLIIKFGIFQYMIIKTLTATLSLLLEPFGVYCDGEFNLRCGYPYFAAVLNFSQYWALYCLVAWYTATKDELAPIKPLAKFLSFKSIVFLTWWQGVVIAILYALGLLRGPLAQSLELKSSIQNFIICIEMGIASAVHLYVFPAEPYALLANQSPGNISVLGDCASSDPVDPFEITESNRPTKMKFPQLEPDERNVTNIKESVRDFVVGSGEYVIKDFKFTVDQAVKPVEKRFDKLMKKKDKRKKTQDDNLVSAATPKRPIRGIDDPLLSGSASDSGVMKGKKHHKVVGSAGAMDSWGGGDQSSDGYEIRGHRWAVKN, encoded by the exons ATGAGGGTCAATTTTGGGTACCTTGTGGCCGTGATGGCTCAATACTCTGCGCCCACATGGGCTACTTTAGTTGCTGGGCTCTTCATGCTGCTTGCACTTTCGCTCTCCACGTACCTGATATTTGAGCATCTCTCGGCCTACAACAATCCAGAG GAACAGAAATTTGTACTGGGTGTTATCCTCATGGTCCCTTGCTATGCAATTGAGTCG TATATTTCTTTGATAAATCCAAATACGAGTGTTTACTGTGGCATCCTGCGCGATGGTTATGAAGCATTTGCAATGTACTGCTTTGGAAGATATATTACTGCATGTTTAG GTGGCGAAGATAAAACAATAGCTTTTTTGAAAAGGGAGGGTGGCTCAGGTTCTGGGCAACCTCTACTACATCATGCCTCTGAGAAGGGAATCATACACCATCATTTTCCTGTAAATTTTATATTGAAACCATGGACATTGGGGACGCGGTTCTACCTGATTATCAAATTTGGAATCTTCCAATAT ATGATCATAAAGACCCTCACAGCTACCTTATCTCTTCTTCTAGAACCTTTTGGTGTGTATTGTGATGGAGAATTCAATTTACGATGTGG GTACCCTTACTTCGCTGCAGTTCTCAACTTTAGTCAATATTGGGCCCTGTACTGTCTGGTGGCATGGTACACAGCTACGAAGGACGAATTGGCACCTATAAAGCCTCTCGCTAAGTTTCTTTCTTTCAAATCTATAGTATTCTTGACTTGGTGGCAAGGTGTGGTGATCGCAATATTGTATGCTTTGGGCCTTCTTAGAGGTCCTTTAGCCCAGAGCTTGGAGTTAAAATCAAGCATTCAAAACTTCATTATTTGCATAGAG ATGGGCATAGCTTCAGCTGTTCACCTCTATGTGTTCCCAGCCGAGCCCTATGCACTCTTAGCTAATCAGTCACCTGGAAACATTTCTGTACTTGGGGATTGTGCATCCTCTGATCCTGTGGACCCTTTTGAAATTACAGAAAGCAACCGGCCTACCAAAATGAAGTTTCCACAGTTGGAACCAGATGAGAGAAACGTGACAAACATAAAAGAAAGTGTTCGGGACTTTGTTGTTGGCAGTGGAGAATAT GTGATCAAGGATTTCAAGTTCACTGTTGACCAAGCAGTAAAGCCAGTGGAGAAGCGCTTTGATAAATTGATGAAAAAGAAGGACAAGCGTAAGAAAACCCAGGATGACAACTTGGTGAGTGCAGCAACACCAAAGAGACCAATTCGTGGGATTGATGATCCTCTATTAAGTGGGAGTGCAAGTGACAGTGGCGTCATGAAGGGAAAAAAACATCACAAAGTTGTGGGCTCAGCTGGTGCTATGGACAGCTGGGGAGGTGGTGATCAGTCATCTGATGGTTATGAGATCAGAGGTCACCGCTGGGCTGTAAAGAACTAA